Below is a window of Clavibacter michiganensis subsp. tessellarius DNA.
CAGGTACTCGTTCGGCACGGCGCCGAGCTCGGTGACCCACTCGGCGCCGAAGAGCCGGCCCTCCTCGAACGTGCCGATGAGGTCGGGCCGGGCCATGAGGTCCGGCAGCACGTCGCGGCCGTCGACCCGGAGCCCGCGCAGCCAGCCGAGGTGGTTGAGGCCCGCGTAGTCGATGACGACGTCGTCGCCCTGCACGCCGAGCGCGCCGAGCACGCGGCGGGCGAGGCCGATGGGGGAGTCGCAGATGCCGATGACGCGGTCGCCGAGCACGCGCGACATGGCCTCGGTGACGACGCCCGCGGGGTTCGTGAAGTTGATGACCCACGCGTCGGGGGCCTGCGCCCGGATCCGCTCGGCCAGGTCCATCACGACCGGCAGCGTCCGCAGCGCGTAGGAGATGCCGCCGTAGCCGACGGTCTCCTGCCCGATGACGCCGTGCGCCATGCCGAGCCGCTCGTCGCACGAGCGCCCGGCCATGCCGCCCACGCGGATCGCCGAGAACACGAACGCGGCGCCCGCGAGCGCCTCGTCGAGGTCGGTGTGCAGCGAGATGACGGGCGCGTCCGGGTACGCCGCGGCCTGCTCGGCGAGCACGCGGGCGACGGCCGTGAGGCGCACCTCGTCGGTGTCGTAGAGGGCCACGTGCGAGACGCGGCCGGCCTCGTGGTCGCGCAGCAGCGCCGAGTAGACGAGCGGGACGCGGAAGCCGCCCCCGCCCAGGATCGTGAGCCTCATGCGACGGTCACCGACACTCCCTTGTCCGCGAGGCCCTGCGACACCCGCTCGTGCGGGGCGGCCTCGGTGATGAGCTGCGTCAGAGACGCGGTGGGGGCGACGCGGCCGGCGCCGGTGCCCGGGAACTTGGAGGAGTCGGCGAGCACCGTGACCCGGTCGCTCACCTCCGCCATGGCGCGCTTGATGGGCACCTGGGCCATCGTCGTGTCGCGCAGGTCGCCGTTGTCGGCGATGCCGCTCACGCCCACGAAGGCGTGGTCGGCGTGCAGCATCCGCAGGCTCTCGGCGGTGAGCGGGCCGGACACCGAGCGGTAGACCGGATCCCAGTCGCCGGGCAGCAGGATGAGCCGCACGCTCCGGTCGTCGCGCAGCACGTCGAACGCCGCGACGTTGGCGGTGATCACCGTGAGGGAGCGGCCGCGGAGCTGCTCCGCGAGGTGCAGCGTGGTCGTGCCGATGTCGAGCACGACCGACTGGCCGTCGAGGATCTGCGCCGCCGCGGCCCGCGCGATGCGCTCCTTGGCCTCGCGGTTGACCTGCTCGACCTCGGCGAACGGCGCGTCGACCTCGACGAGGACGGCGCCGCCGTGCGTGCGCCGGACCGCGCCCTGCTCGTCGAGCCGGGCGAGGTCGCGGCGGATGGTGGCGTCGCTCGTGCCCGCCGCCTCGGCGAGCTCGGCGACCGTGGCGCTCCGCGTGGCGCGGAGCCGGTCGAGGATCACGAACTCCCGGGCGTCTCTCATGAAGTGAACATTAGCGTGCAGATCCGAGCAGAAACAATCTCGTAATGAACAAGGTCTTCCATCCATGTGCTCACATGGGCTAGAAACGTCACTACCGGTCGACGTCCACCCGACGACCGCGTCCACCGGCAGCGTCGCCGTCGGCGGACCGCCACCCACCGCCGTGTCCGCACGGCGCGATCCCGAGAAGCCGAGGTCACCGTGCCCGCAGCCCCCCGCCCCGAGCGGCCCGCCGGCCTGCTGGTCGTCGGCCAGCTGTTCGCGGACGTCGTGTTCGGCGACCTGCCGAGCGGTCCCCGCCCCGGCCACGAGATCTGGACCTCGTCCTTCGGCCACGGCCCCGGCGGCATTGCCAACTTCGCGGTCGCCGGCGCGCGCCTCGGGGTCCCCACCGTCATCGCGGCCGCCGTGGGCGTGGATCCGTTCTCCCGCCTCGTGCGCGCCGAGCTCGCCGCGGAGGGGGTCGCCCTCGACCACCTCGTCACGCTGGAGGACTGGGCGCTGCCCGTCACCGCGTCGCTCGGCTACGACGACGACCGCGCCATGGTCACGGGCGGCGTCGCCTGCCCGCTCACCTCCGACGAGCTCGTGCCGGGCGCCATCCCGGCCGTCGCCGCGGCGCTCGTGCACCTGGATCCGCGCCGCGCCTCCTGGGTCGGCCGCGCCGCCGCCGCCGGCACCGACGTGTACGCCGACGTCGGCTGGGATCCGTCCGAGCGCTGGGACCCGGCCATCCTCGAGCAGCTCGACGAGTGCCACGCCTTCCTCCCCAACGAGCTCGAGGCCTCCGCGTACACGGGCACCGACTCGGCGGTCGAGGCCGCCCGGGCGCTCGGCGCGCGCGTGCCGCTCAGCGTCGTCACCTCCGGATCCCGCGGCGTCGTCGCCGTCGACTCCGCGCGCGGAGAGGAGGTCGTCCGCCCGCCGCTCGCCGTGCGCGCGGTCGACGCGACCGGCGCGGGCGACGTGTTCGGCGCCTCGCTCGCCGCCTCGGCCCGCGCGCCCTGGTCGCTCACCGAGCGCGTCGACTTCGCGTGCCTCGTGGCGGGGATCACGGTCACCCGCCCCGGCGGCGCGGCCGGCGCCCCGCGGCTCGACGAGCTCGTGCCGTGGCTGCGCGCCCATCCCGAGGCGGCCGAGCCCGGCCGCTACGACTACCTCGCCGACGCCCTCTCCCGCCCCGACGCCGACCGCCTGCTCGCCTGAGCCGGCCCGCCGCGTCCCCTGCTCCCCGACTCCCGCCCGCTCCGACCCGCCCGTCCCCCACCGAATCGAGAACCACCATGCCCATCCCCTCCGCCCGCCGCGCTCGCGCCCGGCGCATCGTCGTCGGCGTCGCGACCCTCGCGCTCCTCGCGCCGGTCCTCGCCTCCTGCTCGTCGTCGTCGGGATCCTCGGCCGGCGGGCAGCTCGACCTGTGGATCTGGCCGGACGGCCTCAGCCAGACGGTCCTCGACAAGGTGCCGGCGGAGGTGCCGGGCACCACGCTCAACGTCTCCACCATCGGCGGCGACTTCAAGCAGAAGCTCGTGACCACCTTCACCGGCCGCTCGGGCCTGCCGTCCGTCACGGGCGTCAAGGGCGAGGACATGCCGTACTTCCTCAGCGAGGACGGCCTCTTCGAGGACCTCGACCAGCTCGGCGCGAAGGACGTCGCCGACCAGTACCCGGCGTGGAAGCTCAAGGAGGCGACCACCGAGGACGGCCAGCTCATCGGCCTCCCCATCGACATCGGCCCCACCGCGCTCTACTACCGCGCGGACGTGTTCCAGAAGGCCGGACTGCCGAGCGAGCCCGCCGACGTGGCCGCGGCCACCGCCACCTGGGACGACTACTTCGCGTTCGGCAAGAAGCTCAAGGCGGCCACCGGCGGCGCGATCTTCGTGGACGCGTCCGACGTGTTCACCAAGTCGCTCGGCCAGGGCACCACCCGCTTCGTCGACGAGGACGGGAACTACACGGGCGACAGCGCCACCGTGAAGACCGCGTGGGATCGCGCGGTGCTCGCCTACCAGGACGGCCTCACCGCGAACGTCACCGACGGCAGCCCGGACTGGGCGTCGGCCATCAGCAACGGATCCCTCCCCGCGCTCCTCGGCGCCTCCTGGTACCAGGCCGACCTCAAGAGCGCGACGGCCGACACCTCGGGCGACTGGCGCGTGGCGCCCATGCCCGGCGGCCCGGCGAACATCGGCGGATCCTTCCTCTCCATCCCGTCCGGCACCAAGGACCCGCAGGCGGCCTTCGCCGTGATCAAGGACGTGCTGAGCGAGGACAACCAGGTCACCGCGTACGCCGACAAGGGCATCTTCCCGTCGGCCACCGCCGCCTACGACTCCCCGGAGCTGCAGAAGGGCGACGACTTCTTCGGCGGCCAGTCGACCGTCGGGATCTTCGCCGACGCCGCGTCGAAGATGCCCACCGCCTACACGAGCCCCTACGACAACCAGGTGCAGGCCGCGTTCGTCACCGAGCTGCAGAACGTGACCTCGCTCGGCAAGGACCCCGACCAGGCCTACTCCGACGCCGTCGCCGCGGGCGAGGCCGCCCTGAAGACCGCGAAGCAGTGATCCCCTCCGTCGTCCGCCCGGGTGGGCGCCCGCCCGCGCCCACCCGGGCGGGAGCGGGCGCTCCCGGCCCCGCCCGCTCGCGCGGTGCCGCGGGCACCCGGGGCCTCCGCCGCACGTGGCCGTACTACGTCGCCATCGCGCCCTTCTTCCTGCTGTTCCTCGTCTTCGGCCTGTTCCCCGCGCTCTACTCGCTCGTGCTCTCGTTCCAGGACTGGAACGGGCTCGGCACGGCGAAGTGGGTGGGCCTCGCGAACTTCCAGGCCCTCGCGGCCGACGGCACGTTCTGGCTGTCCATCAAGAACACGCTGGTCATCTTCGCCCTGTCGACGTTCCCGATGATGGCCATCGCGGTGGTCGTCGCGGCGATGCTCAACTCGGCGAAGCGGCTCAGCACCTTCTACAAGATCAGCTACTTCGTGCCGAACGTCACCTCGGTCGTCGCGATGGCCGTGCTGTTCGGCTCGATCTTCGGCGACAGCTTCGGGCTCGTGAACGCCGGCCTCCGCGCCATCGGCCTCGACGGCGTGGCATGGCTCTCGACGCCGTGGGCGATCCAGGTGACCATCGCCATCCTCATCACGTACCAGTGGACCGGCTACAACGCGATCATCTTCCTCGCGGGCATGCAGGCCATCGGCACCGAGGTCTACGAGGCCGCGAAGCTCGACGGCGCCGGCGCGATCCGCACCTTCTGGTCGGTGACGCTGCCGCTGCTGCGCCCCACGATCCTGTTCGTGCTCGTGGTCTCGACCATCACCGGCCTGCAGAGCTTCACGGAGGCGCAGGTGCTCACGGCCTCCTCCAGCACGACGAACCCGAACTCGGGCGGCGCGGGCCAGGCCGGCCTCACGACCGTCCTGTACTTCTACCAGCAGGCCTTCAACTACAACCGCTTCGGCTACGGCGCCGCCATCGCGTGGGGCGTGTTCCTGCTCGTGGTGATCTTCTCCATCATCAGCTTCCGACTCGGGTCGGAGAAGAAGGAGAAGGTCGTGCGCGCGCCCGGCACGAGGAAGGGAGAGCGCGCATGAGCGCGACCGTCCACGCCGCGGGATCCGCCGCGACCCGCGTCGCCGACCGGGCCTCCGGGCGCGCGCGGTCCGACGGGGAGCGCACCGGCCGGCCCGCGGGGCGCCGGCAGCTGCCGCCCGGGCGGGTGATCCTGCACGGGATCCTGTTCGCCGGATCCATCGTGAGCCTGTTCCCGCTCTACTGGCTCGTCGTGATGGCGAGCAACACCACGAGCGACATCTACAAGTCGCCGCCCGTGCTCGTGCCGGGGCCGTACCTGTGGGACAACATCCAGGCCGTGTTCCGCACGATCGACTTCGGCGGCTCGCTGATGAACACGATCGTCGTGGCGGTCTCCGTCACCGTGCTCGTGCTGTTCTTCGACTCCATCGCCGCGTTCACGTTCGCGAAGTACGAGTTCCCGGGGCGGCGCGCGCTGTTCGCGCTGCTGCTCGTGACCTTCATGCTGCCCGCGCAGCTGTCGGTGATCCCGCAGTTCGTGACGATGATCAACCTCGGCTGGGTCGGCCAGCTGCAGGCGCTCATCGTGCCGGCCGCGGCGAACGCGTTCGGCATCTTCTGGCTGCGGCAGTTCATCATCTCGAGCGTGCCGGACGAGCTCATCGACGCCGCCCGCATCGACGGCGCCGGGTTCTTCCGCCAGTACCTCACGGTGTGCCTGCCGCTCATCCGGCCGGGCCTCGGCTTCCTCGGGATCTTCACGTTCATCGCCGCGTGGAACGACTACCTCTGGCCGCTGATCGTCCTCAACGACCCGGGTACGCTCACGCTGCAGGTGGCGATGAGCCAGCTCAACAGCGCGCACGGCAAGGACTACGGCATGGTCATGGCGGGCGCGCTGCTCGCGGTGATCCCGCTCATCCTCGTGTTCCTCGTCGGCGCGAAGCAGTTCATCGGCGACATCGCGAAGGGCGCGCTGAAGTGATGCGCGCCCCGCTGCGCACGGCGCGGATCACGGCGGTCGACGACGCCGCGGGCCTCGGCACGGCCGCGGCCGACGTGGTGCAGGCGTTCCTCGGCGAGGACCCGGCGGGCGTGCTCGGCGTCGCGACCGGATCCAGCCCCGAGCCGCTCTACGCCGAGCTCGGCCGCCGCCACCGCGAGCGGGCGCTCGTCACCGACGGCCTGTCGCTCGTCGCGCTCGACGAGTACGTGGGGCTGCCGACCGGGCACCCGGAGTCGTACCTCGCGTTCGTGCGGGCGCGCATCGCCCGGCCGCTCGACGTGCCGGACGCGCGCGTGGTCGTGCCCGACGGGGCGGCGGCGGATCCGGCCGAGGCCGCGGCCGAGCACGAGCGGCGGATCCGGCGGCTCGGCGGCGCGGGCCTGCAGATCGTGGGCATCGGCGCCAACGGGCACCTCGGGTTCAACGAGCCGGGCTCGCCGTTCGACGGCGTCAGCCGGGTGGTGCGCCTCGCCGCCGCGACCCGGCGCGACAACGCGCGGTACTTCGGCGGCGACGCCGACGCGGTGCCGACGCACGCGATCACGCAGGGCATCGCGACGATCATGTCCGCCCGCCGGATCCTGCTCGTCGCCTCGGGGGAGCGGAAGGCCCGTGCCCTCGCGGCGGCGCTCGCCGGCCCCGTGAGCGAGCGCGTGCCCGCGTCGGTCCTGCAGCGGCACCCGCAGGTGACCGTGGTCGCCGACCGGGCCGCGCTCGCGGGGCTCGACGAGCGGGGCTGATCCGCGGCTCGTCGCTCGTCGCTCGCCGCTCGTCGCCTGTCGCTCGCCGCGCCGCTCCGCTCCACCTCAACTCGCCTCGCCTCGTCCCGCCCGCCCGCCCGCCCCGTCGCGCCGCCGCGCGCACCCGTCCGCACGGAGGACCCGCATGTCCCACCTCGACGACGTCGCCCCCGGATCCGCGTCGCGCCTCGCCCCGCGCACGCGGTTCGCGACCGACGCGCCCGCCCTGTCGCTCGACGGCGACTGGCGGTTCCGCCTGCTGCCCGAGGCGCCGGTGGACGCGGCCGACGCGCTCCCCGCGGTCGCGGATCCCGCCCTCGACGACGCCGCGCTCGACGCCGCCGGCTGGACCACGCTGCCGGTCCCGTCGCACTGGGTGCTGCACGGCCACGGAACGCCCGCGTACACGAACCTGCAGTACCCCTTCCCCATCGACCCGCCGCACGTGCCCGACGCGAACCCCACGGGCGAGCACCGGCGCGCGTTCCGGCTGCCGGCGTCGTTCGCCGACGCGGAGCGCGTGCTGCTGCGCACCGACGGGATCGATGGGCTCGCCACCTTCTGGGTCAACGGCGTCGAGGCGGGCTGGACCACCGGCAGCCGCCTCGCGACCGAGCTCGACGTGACCGCGCTGCTCGTGCCGGGCGACAACGTGCTCGGGATCCGGGTGCACCAGTGGTCGGCCGCCTCCTACCTCGAGGACCAGGACCAGTGGTGGCTGCCCGGGATCTTCCGCTCGGTCGAGCTGCTCGCCCGCCCGGCCGGCGCCCTCGACGACGTGCGGGTGCGCGCCGACCGCGACCCGGCCGACGGATCCGGCCTCCTCGACCTGGAGGTGGACGGCGCGTTCCCCGTGGTGGTGCGCGTGCCGGAGCTCGGGATCCACGCGACGTGGGGGACCCCGGCCGACGTCGCGCCCCTCGCGATCCCCGCGGTCGACGCGTGGAGCGCCGAGCTGCCGCGCCTCTACGACGCGACCGTGTCGTCGCCCGGCGAGACGGCGACCCTGCGGATCGGCTTCCGCACCGTGCGCATCGACGGCGACGCGCTCCTCGTCGACGGCCGGCGCCTCACCTTCCGCGGCGTCAACCGGCACGAGTCGCACCCCGAGCGCGGCCGCGTGTTCGACGAGGCGGAGGCGCGCGCCGACCTCGAGCTGATGAAGAGGAGCGGCGTGAACGCGATCCGCACCTCCCACTACCCGCCGCATCCGCGCCTCCTCGACATCGCCGACGAGCTCGGCTTCTGGGTCGTGCTCGAGTGCGACCTCGAGACGCACGGCTTCTGGGACGTCGAGTGGCGGGACAACCCGTCCGACGACCCGCGCTGGCGCGACGCGTACCTCGACCGCATCGCGCGCACGGTGGGCCGCGACCGCAACCACCCGTCGATCGTCATGTGGTCGCTCGGCAACGAGTCCGGCACCGGGCGCAACATCGCGGCCATGTCGGCGTGGGTGCGGCGCACGGATCCCACCCGGCCCGTGCACTACGAGGGCGACCTCACGGGCGAGCACACCGACGTCTACTCGCGGATGTACCCGACGCTCGAGGAGATCGCCTCGGTGTGCGGCACGCCCGTCGCGAGCATCCACGAGACCACGGGCGCGACCGGCGCGACGCAGCGCGCGAAGCCGTTCCTCCTGTGCGAGTACGGGCACGCGATGGGCAACGGGCCCGGATCCCTCGCCGACTACGAGGACGCGATCGACCGCTGGCCGCGCCTGCACGGCGGCTTCGTGTGGGAGTGGCGCGACCACGGGCTGCTCGCGCGCACCGCCGACGGCCGCCCCTTCCACGCGTACGGCGGCGACTTCGGCGAGCCCGTGCACGACGGCCCCTTCGTGATGGACGGCCTGCTGCTCTCCGACGGCACGCCCACGCCGGGCCTCGCCGAGCTCGCGGCGGTCATCGCCCCGGTGCGCGTGCGGGTGGCGGCGGACGGCGGATCCGTGCGCGTCGAGAACCGGCGGCACACCGCGTCCACCGCCGACGTCGACCTGGTCTGGATCCTCGCCCACGACGGCCGGCAGGTCGCCCGCGGGATCCTCGAGCACGGGCCCCTCGCGGCAGGCTCCGCCGCGACGATCCCGCTCCCCGAGGAGGCGCGCGTCGCCGGCCACGCGGAGGAGGCGCACGTGACCGTGCAGGTCGTCACCCGCCACGACGCGCCCTGGGCCGAGGCCGGCCACGTCGTCGCGCAGCACCAGGCGCTCGTGCGCGACCGGCCCGCGCCGCGACCCCGGCCGGTCGGGCGCTGGCATGGCGACGCGCTCGGCGTCGGCACCTTCGACGCGCGCGGCGACCTCGTCGCGTGGGGCGGCGTGCCCGCCCGCGGCCCGCGCCTCGAGCTGTGGCGCGCGCCCACCGAGAACGACCGCGGCGCCGGGCAGGGGTCGTACGAGCTGGCGGAGCCCGAGCTGACCCATGGCCGCGGCGCCGAGGAGACCCCGCCGTCGGCCGACCGCTGGCGCGAGCGGGGCCTGCACCGCCTCACGCACCGGCTGCTCGGATCCACCCGCACGGCGGACGGCCTCGAGACGCGGATGCGCGTGCAGGCCGCGCACTCCGGTGCGGGCGTCGACGTCGCCTTCCGCTGGACCGCGACCGACCGCGGCCTGCTGCTCGCGACCGAGGTCGTGCCGTTCGGCGTGTGGGACTGCACCTGGCCGCGCGTCGGCGTGCGGATCGACCTGCCGGCCGCGCTCGCGGAGCACCCGGTCGCGTGGCACGGCACCGGGCCCGGCGAGTCCTACCCGGACAGCCGCACCGCCGTGCGGGTCGGCCGGTTCGCGTCGACCGTCGACGGCCTCGCCGCCGCGTACGCGCGCCCGCAGGAGACGGGCCACCGTCCGGAGCTGCGGTCGCTGGTGGTCGGCGACGGGTCCGCGACGCCGCTCACCGTGACGACCGTGCCCGACGCCTCCGGCCACCGCGCGGGCTTCCAGCTCTCCCGCTGGACCCCGCAGGAGATGACCGACGTCGGCCACCCGCACGAGCTCCCCGCCCCCGACGGGCTGCACCTGTTCCTCGACGACGCCCAGCACGGCCTCGGATCCCGCGCGTGCGGCCCCGACGTGCTCCCGCGCCACGCGCTCTGGCCGTCGCTGCGCACGTGGGAGGTGCTGCTGGGGTGAGGCAGCGGGCGGCACCGTCCTCGAGGCGGGGAAGTGCAACGGGTCGTTGCACTTCTCGCCGTCGGGTCGACTCGTCACCCATCTCGAGAACCCGGCCTGATCGCGCAACGACCTGTTGGGCACGTGCTCTGCCGTAGGAGGCCGCGCTCTGGCGGGCTGTCCGGGATCCGCGCGAGCCCCGCACGCCCGGGTGACGCGCATCCGCCGACGCTAGGCTCCATGCGCGCGCATGGAACTGATCCGTGCGAGAAGGAGCGAACATGAGCACCACCTACCGCGTCGGCTACCTCGTCGGCAGCCTGTCGTCCACCTCCATCAACCGGGCCCTGTCGCTCGCGCTGAAGCGCCTCGGCGCGCAGGCCGGCCTCGAGCTCACCGAGATCCCCATCGCGCCGCTGCCCTTCTACAGCGCCGACATGGACGGGGACTACCCCGAGGTCGCGAACGCGTTCAAGGCGCAGATCGCCGACGCCGACGCCGTCCTCATCGTCACGCCCGAGTACAACCGCTCGGTGCCCGGCGTGCTCAAGAACGCGCTCGACTTCGCGAGCCGCCCCTACGGCGAGAACGCGTTCCAGGGCAAGCCCAGCGCGGTCATCGGCACGTCCATCGGCGCGGTCGGCACGGCCGTCGCGCAGCAGCACCTCCGCAGCATCCTCTCGTTCCTGGCGTCGCCCGAGCTGTCGCAGCCCGAGGCGTACATCCAGACCACCGAGGGCCTCATCTCGCCCGAGGGCGCGATCTCGAACGCCGGCACGGAGGAGTTCCTCCTCTCCTGGCTGCAGGCGTTCCACGCGCACATCGAGAAGAACCTGCAGGCCGTCTCCGCGTAGTCGGCGAGGGACGACGCGAGGGGCCCGGGCGGATCGTCCGGGCCCCTCGTCGTGCGCGGGGGTCAGCGCCGCAGCTGGATCCCGAGCACGTCGCGCGTGCGCCCGCCCGGCCGCGCGTGAACCGACACCGCGATCGCGCCCGCGGGGGATCCGGCGCGCATGGCGTCGGTGATCCGCACGTCGAGCGCGTCGTCGCCGACCTCGCCGCCGAGCCCCGCCTCCTCGACCCGCTCGGCCTCGACGCCGCCGACGCGGATCACCTGGCCGACGGGACCCGCATCCGCCGCGGCCCCGGAGGGCCCGTCGTCGCCGGAACCCGCCCCGATTCCCGCCGCCTCGCGCCGCAGCACCACGCGCACCACGGTCGCCGTATCGGCGGGATCGCGCAGCTCGTACCCGAACCAGCCGGTCGCGCTCCGCCAGTGCCGCCCGTCGGCGCCGCCCGCGCGCGTGCCCTCGCCGCGGAAGCCGTGGTCGACCTCGGGCTGCTGCTCGCCGGCGACCACCTCGTCGACCACGTCCGCGTCCGTGCCGGCCGCGTCCATCGCCGCGAGCTCGGCGGCGCGCGCGACCGGGTCGGCCCCCGTGGGCCAGACGAGCGTGTGCCGCTCGTCGTGGATCCCGGCGAACGGCTCGAGCGCGACCTCCACCCGCTCGCCGCCCCGCCACGCGTCGAGCCGGAACGCGAGCGCGCCGCGGTCGACGAGCGACACGGCGTCGGCCGGGTCGGCCGCGGTCACCACGGGCGTCCGCTCGAGCGGAACCTCCGGCGCGGGCGACACGTGCCCCATGCGCGAGTCCTCCGCGAGCGACGTCGCGATCCCGTCCCGGCCGTCGCGGGAGGCCAGCGCGACCGGGCCGTAGCGGAACGACGTCCACGCGGATCCGTCGGGCAGGCCCTCGGCACGCACCTCCATCCCGAAGCGCACGGACACGACGGCCTCGCCCGCCCAGGTGCGGCGGATCGGCACCCAGGCCGCCCCGGGCACCACGGCCACGCGCTCGTCGCCGACGCGCACCTCCATCGACGTCGCCCAGCCCGGCCGCCGGAGCCGCAGCTCCAGGTCGGCGGGCGCGTCCGCCGACATCGTGAGGGTCGCCTCGCCCGTGCGCGCCACGTCGCCCGCGATGCGCGCCCGGATCCCGCGCGCGGCCCAGTCCAGCTCGGCCGGCACGTAGAGGTCCACGAGCAGCGCGTCGTCCGTCCGCGCGAAGACCTGCTCGCCGTAGCGCGCGTGGTTCTCCATGCCCGTGCCGACGCAGCACCACATCGACTCGCCCGCGACCGAGTACACGCGGTGGTGCGCCGGCCGCAGCGACGTGAAGTAGACGAGGCCGCCGTGCTCGGGGTGCTGAGTGGAGAGCACGTGGTCGAGCATCGTGCGCTCGACCTGGTCGAGGATCGCCGGGTCGCCCGTCCGCGCGAACCGCAGCTTCCCGAGCTCGAGCATGTTGTAGCTGTTGCAGGTCTCCGGCCCCTGCTCGTCGAGCACCATGGGCGTGAAGTCGCGCGCCGGGTGGAAGTGCTCGCGCACGCTGTTGCCGCCGATCACGACGCTGCGGCGGTCGACGACCGACTCCCAGAACGCGTCCGAGGCGGCGAGCAGGCGGGCGTCGCCCGTCATCCGCCCGAGCCGCTCGACGCCCGTCACCTTGGGGATCTGCGTGTTGGCGTGCAGCCCGTCGAGCTCGTCGCGGCCGGCGGCGAGCGGATCCACGAGCGCGCGCTGGGCGAACCGCCGCGCCTCCGCGAGCAGGTCGGCGCGGCCGGTGAGCCCGGCGAGCGTCGCGAACGCGTCGCACATGCCGCCGTGCTCGGTCGCGAGCATGCCCTCGAACGCGTCGTCGTCGAGGTGCGCGGAGACGCCGAGCCACCAGTCGGCCATGCCCTCCGCCATCCGCAGCGCGCGGGCGGATCCGGCGTGCTCGTGCGCGTGCAGCAGCCCGCGGAGCGTCTTGTGCAGGTTGTAGAGCGGCACCCACCTGCCCTCGAGGTCGAAGGTGTCCGCCTCGATCCGGCCCTCCGCGATGGTGCGGCCGAACTCCCGGCCGTCGGGCACGCCGCCGAGCCAGCCGTCGCCGGCCGCGTCCTGGCAGCGCTCGAGCACGTCGAGCATGTGCTCGACCCGGGGGAGGAGCCGCGGATCGCCGGTCGCCGCGTGCAGCTGCGCGAGCGCGGAGAGCAGGTGCCCGCCGATGTGGCCGTCGAGGCCGATCGCCTCCCAGCTGCCGTACGACGGCACGGGGGAGTCGAGCCCGGCCTCGCGGAGGTAGGGCGCGAGCAGCCGGTCGGGGTCCATGCGGAGCACGTGCTCGACGTCGGTGAGCTGCGCGTGCCGGAGCGGCCCGTCGCCCAGCCGCACGGCGGAGAGCGGGAACGACCGGGCGGCGCCCGGGCTGGCGGCGGCGGGGCGCGGGGCGGCGGGGGCGGCGGTCATCGGGGTCCTCTTGACGGGCTGTACATCGATGCACATAATCTAGTACAACGATGTAGAAGGCACCAGGGCGGTGCGTGCGGCCACGCGGCCGAGCCCCGACGGGCCGACACGTCACGGACACGAGGAGCGCGATGAAGCGGACCACGACGAGGCTGGCCGCCGCGGCGACCCTGATGATCACGGGCCTCGCGCTCTCCGGCTGCTCCGCGGGATCCGGCGACGCGGGCGACGGCACCGTGCAGCTCTGGATCCGCGACTACGAGAAGGCGCTCGTCGAGCCGCTCGCCGACGCGTACAACGCCACGCACGCGACCCAGGTCGAGATCACGCTCGTGCCGTCGCCGAGCTACGTGCAGAAGCTCGCGACCTCCATCGCCGGCGGCGACCCGCCGGACGTCGCCGCGCTCGACCTCGTCTTCACGCCGTACTTCGCGCAGGCCGGCGCCCTCGTCGACATCACCGACCGGGTCGACGCGCTCGGCTACGCCGACGCCTTCAGCCCGGCGCACGCCTCCGTCTCGTCCTTCGACGACCGCACCTACGCCGTGCCGTTCACGGGCGACGCCTCGGTGCTCTTCTACAACAAGACCCTCTTCGCCGAGGCCGGGCTCGACCCGGAGGA
It encodes the following:
- a CDS encoding carbohydrate ABC transporter permease; this translates as MSATVHAAGSAATRVADRASGRARSDGERTGRPAGRRQLPPGRVILHGILFAGSIVSLFPLYWLVVMASNTTSDIYKSPPVLVPGPYLWDNIQAVFRTIDFGGSLMNTIVVAVSVTVLVLFFDSIAAFTFAKYEFPGRRALFALLLVTFMLPAQLSVIPQFVTMINLGWVGQLQALIVPAAANAFGIFWLRQFIISSVPDELIDAARIDGAGFFRQYLTVCLPLIRPGLGFLGIFTFIAAWNDYLWPLIVLNDPGTLTLQVAMSQLNSAHGKDYGMVMAGALLAVIPLILVFLVGAKQFIGDIAKGALK
- a CDS encoding glucosamine-6-phosphate deaminase, which produces MRAPLRTARITAVDDAAGLGTAAADVVQAFLGEDPAGVLGVATGSSPEPLYAELGRRHRERALVTDGLSLVALDEYVGLPTGHPESYLAFVRARIARPLDVPDARVVVPDGAAADPAEAAAEHERRIRRLGGAGLQIVGIGANGHLGFNEPGSPFDGVSRVVRLAAATRRDNARYFGGDADAVPTHAITQGIATIMSARRILLVASGERKARALAAALAGPVSERVPASVLQRHPQVTVVADRAALAGLDERG
- a CDS encoding glycoside hydrolase family 2 TIM barrel-domain containing protein; translation: MSHLDDVAPGSASRLAPRTRFATDAPALSLDGDWRFRLLPEAPVDAADALPAVADPALDDAALDAAGWTTLPVPSHWVLHGHGTPAYTNLQYPFPIDPPHVPDANPTGEHRRAFRLPASFADAERVLLRTDGIDGLATFWVNGVEAGWTTGSRLATELDVTALLVPGDNVLGIRVHQWSAASYLEDQDQWWLPGIFRSVELLARPAGALDDVRVRADRDPADGSGLLDLEVDGAFPVVVRVPELGIHATWGTPADVAPLAIPAVDAWSAELPRLYDATVSSPGETATLRIGFRTVRIDGDALLVDGRRLTFRGVNRHESHPERGRVFDEAEARADLELMKRSGVNAIRTSHYPPHPRLLDIADELGFWVVLECDLETHGFWDVEWRDNPSDDPRWRDAYLDRIARTVGRDRNHPSIVMWSLGNESGTGRNIAAMSAWVRRTDPTRPVHYEGDLTGEHTDVYSRMYPTLEEIASVCGTPVASIHETTGATGATQRAKPFLLCEYGHAMGNGPGSLADYEDAIDRWPRLHGGFVWEWRDHGLLARTADGRPFHAYGGDFGEPVHDGPFVMDGLLLSDGTPTPGLAELAAVIAPVRVRVAADGGSVRVENRRHTASTADVDLVWILAHDGRQVARGILEHGPLAAGSAATIPLPEEARVAGHAEEAHVTVQVVTRHDAPWAEAGHVVAQHQALVRDRPAPRPRPVGRWHGDALGVGTFDARGDLVAWGGVPARGPRLELWRAPTENDRGAGQGSYELAEPELTHGRGAEETPPSADRWRERGLHRLTHRLLGSTRTADGLETRMRVQAAHSGAGVDVAFRWTATDRGLLLATEVVPFGVWDCTWPRVGVRIDLPAALAEHPVAWHGTGPGESYPDSRTAVRVGRFASTVDGLAAAYARPQETGHRPELRSLVVGDGSATPLTVTTVPDASGHRAGFQLSRWTPQEMTDVGHPHELPAPDGLHLFLDDAQHGLGSRACGPDVLPRHALWPSLRTWEVLLG
- a CDS encoding NADPH-dependent FMN reductase, giving the protein MSTTYRVGYLVGSLSSTSINRALSLALKRLGAQAGLELTEIPIAPLPFYSADMDGDYPEVANAFKAQIADADAVLIVTPEYNRSVPGVLKNALDFASRPYGENAFQGKPSAVIGTSIGAVGTAVAQQHLRSILSFLASPELSQPEAYIQTTEGLISPEGAISNAGTEEFLLSWLQAFHAHIEKNLQAVSA